AGCGTGCGCCAGCTCAGCGCGCCCTCCGCGTAGTCGAAGTAGCGGTCGACAGGGCCCGTGTAGACGACGGGCACCTGCCCGACCGTGGCCTTCTTGCTCAGAGGCTGCGACTCGTCGAAGTAGTCGACGTTCAGCTTCACCTCGATGTTCGGGTGATCCGCCATCCGCTCGATCCACGCGGTGTAGCCGTCGGTCGGCAGGCCTTCCCAGGTGTCGTTGAAGTACCGGTTGTCGTAGGTGTAGCGCACCGGGAGGCGGCTGATGATGTCACCGGAGAGCTTGTGCGGATCGGTCTGCCACTGCTTCGCGGTGTAGTCCCGGAAGAACGCCTCGAACAGCGGGCGGCCGACGAGGGCGATGCCCTTCTCCTCGAAGTTCGCCGCCGTCTTGGCGTCGAACTCCCCCGCCTGCTCCTTGACCAGCGCACGCGCCTGGTCGGGGGTGTACGCGGACTGGAAGAACTGGTTGATCGTCCCCAGGTTCACGGGCATCGGGAAGACCGTGCCCTTGTGCGTCGTGTACACCCGGTGCACGTAGTTCGTGAAGGTCGTGAACCGGTTCACGTACTCCCACACCGTCGCGTTGGACGTGTGGAAGAGGTGCGCACCGTAGCGGTGGACCTCGATCCCGGTCTCGGACTCCGCCTCGCTGTAGGCGTTGCCGCCGATGTGGTGACGACGATCGATGACGGTGACTTTGCGGCCCGCTTCTGCTGCGCGCTCCGCGATGGTGAGGCCGAAGAAGCCCGACCCGACGACGAGAAGATCCATACCTGCAATCGTATCGGCGTGTACCTGGGAGCTCAGTCGCCCACGATCGGCCCGATGACGTCGGCCAGCATCGGAGCGAATCGGCGGACGTAGTCGAGGTTCAGATGGTCCGCGTCGTAGAAGACCGCCGTGCCGCCGATCGCGGCGTAGCACCGCGTCTCGTCGCAGAAGTACGGTCCGGCGTCGAAGGACCGGATCGATGGATCGTCCGCCGTGGATGCCGCGAGCAGATAGGGATCGGCCGGCTGCGCCTCGGCTATCGGCACCGCGCACGCGAGCGGGTTGCGCGCGTTGACGAGGAGGCAGTCGGGCGAGCGCACCTCACCGTTGAACGGTACGCCGCCGAGGGCGATCACCGTCACACCGGCATCCGCCCAGGCGCGCCAGGTGCTCTGCAGGCCGTCCGCGAACTGGTCGATCTGCGGGCGGTCGGTGCCGTCGTCCACGAGCTGCACCCGGCCCGCCGACGACGTGAGGACGACGTCGGGAGCCGCCTCCACGACCGCGGCCTGTACGGCGGCCGACCACTCCCGGCAGCGCGCCTGCTCCGCGGCACTCGCCGGCGTGCGGAACCCCACGAAGGGGGCGTCGATCACCGGGCACCCTCCGCCGAACGACGTGGTCACGATCCACCCCTCGGTGCGGGCGAGGTCGAACACCGCGCCCTGCCACTGCTGTGCGTGCGAATCGCCGACGAGCCACACCGTCGGCGCATCCGCGGATCCCGCGCTGAAATCGCACACCACCGTCGCCGTCGTGTCGCCGAAAGGCAGCAGCGCCGGATCGGCCCCGCACTCGTCGGGCACGTCGAAATAGGCGTTCCCCGGGCCCATCACCACGTCGGCCGCCGGCCCGAACCGGTCAGGACACTCCGCGCCGGGATCCATCGCCTGGGGTCCGACGCACTCCTCGATCGTGACGGTCACGGGCGGCACGTCCGCCGCGGACGCCGCTCGGCCGGCCAGGACGAGCCCGCCGCCGACGAGAGCCACGGTGACGACGGCGCCCAGCATCGCGAGGAGGGTCCGACGCGGAGAGGCGGCGAGGACCTTCCAGCGCTGACCGGGGCGCTCCACGAAACGGGCCGTCGCCCAGGCCAGCAGCAGGGAGAGCGCCAGGATGCCGAGCTTCATGACGGTCGACGCAGCTGCTCCGACGAGGAACGGCACGAGCACGATCAGCGGCCAGTGCCAGAGGTAGAGCGAATAGGAGACGTCGCCGATCCACTGCACCGGCCTGGTCCCGGTCACCGCGGTGTGCCAGAGGCGCTCGCGTCCGGTTCCGGCGAGGATCATCGCCGCCGTGCCGAGCACGGGCAGCAGCGCCACGTAACCGGGGAACGGCGTCGCGGGGCCGAAGAACACGGCGGCCAGCGCGATCATGACGAGGCCCCCGAGCGCGAGCACATCGGCCCCCACGCGCGGGAGACGTCGTGTCGCGGTCAGCGCCAGCAGGCCGCCGACGCCGAACTCCCAGGCGCGGGTGTAGGTCGCGAAGTAGGCCTGGCTCGGGATGAGCGTCGTGGCGATCACGCTCGCCGCGAGCGAGGTGACGACGAGGACGGCCAGCACGACGACCGCGACGACCCGCGGGCGCGCCGACCGCCTGGCCGCCCACCAGGCCGCGGCCAGCAGGAGCAGCGGCCAGAGCAGATAGAACTGCTCTTCGACCGACAGGGACCAGTAGTGCTGCGCGACGGTCGCCTGGTCGTTGAGCGCCGAGTAGTTCACCGACATGGCGCTGAGGAACCAGTTCTCGACGTAGCCGGCGCTCGCCGCGATCTCGGCGCCGGCCCGCGGCCAGCGAGGGTACGGCAGGAGCAGCAGGGTGCCGATCGCGCTGACGATCAGCACCAGGAGCGCGGCGGGAAGGAGCCGGCGCACCCGGCGTGCGTAGAACGCGGCGAGCGCGATGCGCCCCGTGGCGGCCACCTCACGGGTGAGATGACTCGTGATCAGGAACCCGGAGATGACGAAGAACACGTCGACGCCGACGTAGCCCCCGGTCAGGCGGGTCGGCCAGAGGTGGTTGAGCACCACCGCGGCGATGGCGATCGCGCGGAGCGCCTGGATGTCCGCACGGAACGCGGCACGCCGAGGAGGGGCGGGCCGTGCGCGGTTCAGGTCGTGGCCCCTGCGGTGGCCATCAGCTCGACCGCGGTGCCGACGACGATGCGCGGAGTGCCCGCCCAGCGCGCGGCATCCGTCGCGGCGCGACCGTCGACGAGCAGCTTGATACCGGGAAGCTGCGCAGGCTCGAGCTCACGGTAGGCGGCGTGGTCGGTCTGCAGGATCGCGATGTCGATGTCGTCGCCCAGCGTGTACGGCTCGAATCCGAGTCGGCGCAGCTCCTCATCGCTGTACAGCGGATCGTGCACCTGGACGGCTGCCCCGCGCGCCTGCAGAGCAGCCACGGTCGGGAACACACCCGAGAAGGCCGTCTCCTTCACACCGCCGCGGTAGCTGGCGCCGAGGACGACAGCCCGCAGCCCGGACAGCGATCCGAGGATGCCCTCGGCCTGGGCGACCAGTCGCTCCGGCATGGATTCGTTCACGCGACGCGCGGTCCGCACGATGTCGGCGCCGGGATCCGTCGAGAGGTAGAGCTTCGGATACACCGGGATGCAGTGACCGCCGACGGCGATGCCCGGGCGGTGGATGTGGCTGAAGACCTGGGAGTTGCAGGCCTCGATCACCTGGTAGACGTCGATCCCGTTGGCCCCCGCGAACAGGGCGAACTCGTTCGCGAGCCCGATGTTCACATCGCGGTACGTGGTCTCGGCGAGCTTGGCCATCTCCGCGGCTTCCGCGCTGCCCAGGTCCCACACGCCGTTGGCCCGCGCGAGATCCGGACGATCGTCGAACTCGAGGACGGCCTCGTAGAACTCCACGGCGCGACGCGCACCCTCGTCGGACAGCGCGCCGACCAGCTTCGGGTACTTGCGGAGGTCCGCGAAGATGCGGCCGGAGTACACGCGCTCCGGCGAGAAGACGACATGGAAGTCCTCGCCCTCGGTCAGTCCGGAGACCTCCTCGAGCATCGGCTTCCACCGACCGCGGGTGATGCCCACGGGGAGCGTCGTCTCGTACGAGACCAGGGTGCCGGGGCGGAGATGCTGCGCGAGCGACCTCGTGGCCTGGTCCATCCAGCCGAACTCGGGCTCCGCGGTCTCCTCGTTGACGAAGAGCGGGACCACCACGACGACGGCCTCCGCCGACGGGATCGCCTCGGCGTAGTCGGTCGTGGCGCGCAGGCGTCCGGCTGCCAGAGCCGCGGTGAGCTTCTCCTGCAGCTGCGCCTCACCGGGGAACGGCTCGACCCCGCTGTTGACGGCCTCGACGAGCGTCGGGTTCACATCGACCCCGATCACCTCATGTCCACGGTCGGCGAACTGCAGAGCGAGAGGGAGGCCGATCTTTCCGAGGGCCACGACGGCGATACGCATGAGCGATATTCTATGGCGCGGACGGAGGTCGGCCTCGCGCTCCCCGTCTCCCCCGCGTACCCGCGCAGACTGTTCACGGGATGTGCGCGGAGTGTGCGGAGGCTCCGGTCAGCGGCGCTGCCCCTCGAGCACGGAGATGACGCGGGTGGCCGCGTGACCGTCGCCGTAGGGCGCCTGGTCCGTGTCGGCGGGCCGTGGGCGCGTCACTCCGGCGGCGATCTCCTGCGCCGTGTTCGCGAGCACGTTCCAGCCCAGCTGCACGGTCTCGACCCATTCCGTCTCCGTGCGCACCGTCGTGCACGGCACGCGCAGGAGGAACGCCTCCTTCTGCAGACCACCCGAGTCGGTGACGACGCCGGCGCTCGAGACGGCCGCGGCGATGAGGTCGGCGTACGCCAGCGGCGCATGCGCGATGAGAGATCCCTGGGTGAGCGCGATGCCGTGGGCGGCGGCCTTCGCGACGACGCGCGGATGAGCCAGCAGGACCACGGGCTTGTCGAGGTCCGCGAGACCGGCGGCGATCTCCGCCAGGCGCGCGGGGTCGTCGGTGTTCTCGGCGCGATGGATGGTCGCGACGTAGAACCCACCCGCCTCCAGGCCGAGCTCCTCGATCAGGGCGGAGGGAGCCCCCGCCACCTGATCGCGGACCTCGAACAGCACGTCGGTCATGACGTCCCCCACGAGCACCGTGCGCTCGGCGAGCCCCTCGTTCGCGAGGTGCTCGACCGCGACCTCGGTGGGAGCCAGCAGGAGGTCAGCCGCGTGGTCGGTCAGCACCCGGTTGTGCTCCTCCGGCATCCGGCGGTTGAAGCTGCGCAGACCGGCCTCGAGGTGCGCGACCGGGATGTGCATCTTCACGGCGCTCAGCGCCGCGGCGACCGTCGAGTTCGTGTCTCCGTAGACGAGGACCCAGTCCGGGCGGTGCTCGTCGAACACGGCGTCGAGCGCAGCCAGCATCGAGCCCGTCTGCACGCCGTGGGATCCGCTTCCCACACCGAGGTGCACGTCGGGAGCGGCGATGCCCAGGTCCTCGAAGAACACGTCGGAGAGCATCGGATCGTAGTGCTGACCGGTGTGCACGATGACGTGCTCCACGCCGGCGGCGAGCGCAGCCTTGTGGATCGGAGCGAGCTTCACGAACTGGGGGCGGGCGCCGACGACGCTGATGATCTTCACGGTCACTCAGCCTAGAGCGCGGCGCCGCGCCGCACCCGACTCAGTCCGCGAACCGGCGGGCGGCGTCGGGGAACACGCGTGCCGGCACGCCACGGAGGACGCTGTACGGAGGAGCGACCGTGTTCTCGGTGACGACCGCTCCGGCGGCGATGACGCTGTGGTGGCCGATGTCCGCGCCCATGAGGACCACGGCGTTCGCACCGATATGCACGTGGCCGCCGATCCGACTCGACGCGCGCTGGATGTCTCGGGCGCGTTCGCTGACGCAGCGCTCGACCGTGGAGTGCGTGTAGATCTGCACACCGGCGGAGATGTCGCAGCCGTCGCCGATCACGAGGCCGCCGCTGCCGTCGATGACCGTGAACGCCCCGATCCAGACGCCGTCGCCGATCTCGGGCTCACCGACGATCCACGCGTGCGGATTGAATCTGTTGGCGGGGAGGCCGTGCCACGCGGGCACCTCCTGGTTCGGCGACTCAGCGGGCTCTCTCACGGTTCGGCGCACCTCCATCCCATATGATACTTAGCAGTCTGCCCGCTTCCGTGATGCCACGGGAGCTCGATAACGAGAGAACTCGAAATCCATGTCTGTGCGTTCAAAATCCATCCTTGTCACCGGCGGCGCCGGCTTCATCGGGAGCCACCTGGTCGATCGACTCATCCGTGACGAGCCCCGACGGATCACCGTCGTCGACAACTTCTTCCTCGGCAGCATGGAGAACCTTACGGCCGCGCAGGCCGCGCGCCCGGACATCGACGTCATCCGGCTCGACGCCTCCGACCTCGCCGCCATGCAGGACGTCGTGACGACGCACGAGATCGACACGGTGTTCGACCTCGCCGTCATCCCGCTGCCGACCTCTCTGACCTACCCGGCCTGGACGGTCCAGACGAACGTCGGCATCGCCACGACGTTCTGCGAGATCGCCCGTCGCGGACTCGTGGAGCGCCTGATCCACGTCTCCAGCTCGGAGGCCTACGGCTCCGCCCGCTACATCCCGATGGACGAGGGGCACCCGCACGACGCGATCACCCCGTACGCGGCGAGCAAGTCCGCCGCGGATCACATCATCGAGTCCTACGTGCAGACGTTCGGGATCGACGCCACCGTGATCCGGCCCTTCAACAACATCGGTCCTCGCCAGAACCCCGGCTCGTACGCCGGCATCGTGCCGATCATCGTCCGCCGCGTGCTCGACGGCGAGCCGATCGAGATCTTCGGCGACGGCGAGCAGACCCGCGACTTCATCTTCGTCAAGGACAGCGCCGACCTGATCGCCCAGGTCCACGACTCCGACGAGTGCCGTGGCAAGGTGCTGAACCTCGCCACCGGCGTCGAGACCTCGGTCAACGAGCTCGTCTCGCGCATCCTCGGCCTGATGGGACGCCCCGACCACCCGGTCATCCACACGGAGGAGCGCCCCGGCGACGTCCGCCGCCACCTCGCCGACGTGTCGCAGCTCGAGTCGCTCCTGGGTCACCAGTCGCCGCGCCTCACCGACGACGCGCTCGGCCAGACCGTCGAGTGGTACACCTCGGTCCTGTCATGAGGCTCAACATCCCGCTGACCGGCGCCCCGGAGGTCGACGCGGTCCGCGAGGTCATCGAGTCCGGCTACCTGACGCAGGGTGCGAAGACGGCGGCGTTCGAGGAGGCGGTGCGCGGATACACGGCCGCCCGCCACGCCGCCGCCGTCAGCTCCGCCACGACCGGTCTGCACCTCGCCCTCGTCGCGCTCGGCGTCCAGCCGGGAGACGAGGTCGTGATCCCGGGCTTCAGCTTCCCGGCGACGGCGAACGCCGTGATCCAGCAGGGCGCCACGCCCGTGTTCGTCGACATCGACGAGGCGACGTTCAACCTCGACCCCGCGCTCCTCGACGCAGCCGTCACCGATCGGACCCGCGCCATCATGCCGGTGCACGCCTTCGGCCTCTGCGCGGACATGGACGCCATCAACGCCGTCGCCGCGCGGCACGAGCTGCCGGTGCTGGAAGACGCCGCGTGCGCTCTCGGCGGCACGTACGGGGGCCGTCACGCCGGCACGCTCGGCACCGCCGGCGTCTACTCGTTCCACCCTCGCAAGATCATCACGACCGCCGAGGGCGGGATGATCACGACCGATGACGACGAGCTCGCGAAGCGCATCGCCGTGCTGCGTGCGCACGGCGCCGTCCGCGGCGAGCTGTACATGGAGTTCGTCGAGGCCGGATTCAACTACCGGCTCAGCGACGTCCACGCGGCGATCGGCCTCGCCCAGATGACCCGCATCGACGACATCGTCTCGGGTCGCCGACGCGCGGCATCCGAGCTCACCAGCCGTGTCTCCGGCATCGAGGGCGTGCAGGTGCCGACGGAACCCGCAGGCACCGCCCACACCTTCCAGTCGTACGTCGTGCTCCTCGATGACGGCATCGATCGGGACGAGGTCATCCGTCGCATGCGAACGCGCGACATCGAGACGACGCTGGGGACGTACGGGATGCACCTGCAGCCGTATTTCCGCGAGCGGTTCGGCATCCCGGACGAGGCGCTCCCCCACACGACGCGCGCCCACCACCAGGCGCTCACGCTCCCGCTGTATCCGCAGCTGACCGAGGACGACATGGATGCGATCGCCGACGCGCTGCGACTGAGCATCGAGGAGAGCACGACACGATGACCCGACCTGATGTCACGATCGTCGACTACGGCGTGGGGAACCTCGGCTCGCTGCGCAATGCGCTGGCGAAGGTCGGGCGCTCCTCCGAGGTCACCAGCGACCCGCAGACCGTGATCGATGCCGCGCGCATCATCCTCCCCGGGGTCGGCTCCTTCGACCACGCCGTCGACCGCCTGACCGAGAGCGGCCTCGGCGAGGCCGTCGTGACGGCGGCCCGCGACAAGGGCACGCCGCTCGCGGGTGTGTGCCTCGGCATGCAGCTGATCATGGACGGCAGCGACGAGGGCGAGCGACCGGGTCTGGGCCTGATCCCCGGACGCGCCCACCGCTTCCCCGACGAGTTCGACGGTGCGCGCCTGCTCGTCCCGCACATGGGATGGAGCGCAGCCGTCGCGGCGAAGCCGTCGCGACTCGCACCGTCGCTGGGCAGCGGCGGACGGTTCTACTTCGTCCATTCCTATGCCGTCACCCCCGATGACGAGGCCGACGTCCTCACCTGGACGGAGTACGGCGAGCGCTATGCGTCGTCGGTGGAGCGCGACAACGTGATCGGGATCCAGTTCCACCCCGAGAAGAGCCACCGCTTCGGATTGACGCTCCTCGGCGAGTTCGCGGTGGCGGAGGCCTGATGCACGTCTATCCCCGGCTGATCCCCGTCCTGCTGCTCGAGGGCGACCGTCTCGTGAAGACCAAGGGCTTCGAGGACCCCCGCTACGTCGGCGACCCGGTCAACGTCATCAGCATCTTCAACGACCTCGAGGTCGACGAACTGGTGATCCTCGACATCGGCGCCGCGAAGAGCCGCGTGCCCGCCCGGATGGAGCTGCTGAACCGCATCGCCACCGAGGCGTTCATCCCTCTCGCCTACGGCGGCGGCGTCGAGACCGCCGCGCAGGCGCAGGCGATCATCGCCGCGGGCTTCGAGAAGATCATCGTGAACACCGCGCTGGTCACGCACACCGACGCCGTCCGCGAGATGGTCCGCGCCCTCGGGTCGCAGGCCATCGTCGCGAGCCTCGACGTGCGCGGGACCGACGACGGCTACGTCGTCCACACCGGCGGAGGAGCGGATGCCGCGGCCTTCACGGTCGACGAGTGGGTCGCGCTGGCGACCGATGTCGGGGTCGGCGAGATCCTCGTCACGAACATCGACCACGAGGGCACCCGAGAGGGCATCGACCTCGACCTCGTCCGCACGGTGGCGGCGACCGCGGCCGTCCCGGTGATCGCGCACGGCGGCGCGGGCGGACGCGGCGACCTCGTCGCACCGATCGAGCATGCCGGCGCGTCGGCCGTCGCCGCCGGAACCGCGTTCGTGATGCAGTCCGGGCGCGAGAGCGTGCTCATCAACTACCCGACGCGTCCGCAGATCGACGCGCTCTTCGGCCACCTCTTCGACGGCCGCGGGGAGCCCATCGCCGCGCAGCAGTTCGGGCTGGACCTGGATGCCGCCACCTCCGACGAGTTCCTGAGCTCGCCGGACGTGTGCCGCCGCTGCATCATCACCTCCGACGTTCCCGGTGCGGCGTTCGACGCCGACGGCGTCTGCTACTACTGCCACCTGCACGACTCGCTCGACAAGCAGTACCCGATCGGGCTCGAGAGCGAGAAGGCGCTGGACAAGTTCGTCGCCGAGCTCAAGGCCGCGGGCCGTGGCAAGAAGTACGACTGCATCATGGGGGTGAGCGGCGGCACCGATTCGTCGTACCTCGCCCACCTGCTGGTGAAGAAGGGCGTGCGCCCGCTCGCCGTGCACTTCGACAACACCTGGAACTCCCCCACGGCGACGTCGAACATCTTCGCCGTGCTCGACAAGCTCGGGGTCGACCTCGAGACCTACGTCGTGGACAACGCGGAGTACGACG
This genomic interval from Microbacterium sp. LWH11-1.2 contains the following:
- the glf gene encoding UDP-galactopyranose mutase, whose translation is MDLLVVGSGFFGLTIAERAAEAGRKVTVIDRRHHIGGNAYSEAESETGIEVHRYGAHLFHTSNATVWEYVNRFTTFTNYVHRVYTTHKGTVFPMPVNLGTINQFFQSAYTPDQARALVKEQAGEFDAKTAANFEEKGIALVGRPLFEAFFRDYTAKQWQTDPHKLSGDIISRLPVRYTYDNRYFNDTWEGLPTDGYTAWIERMADHPNIEVKLNVDYFDESQPLSKKATVGQVPVVYTGPVDRYFDYAEGALSWRTLDFEQEVLNVGDFQGTSVMNYPDMDVPYTRIHEFKHFHPERKDVFEQDKTVIMREFSRFANREDEPYYPVNTPSDREGLLAYRDLAKGEKDVHFGGRLGTYQYLDMHMAIGSALSLWNNTLS
- a CDS encoding acyltransferase family protein, whose amino-acid sequence is MGGHSAHRRRHRGRADGHRRGHDLNRARPAPPRRAAFRADIQALRAIAIAAVVLNHLWPTRLTGGYVGVDVFFVISGFLITSHLTREVAATGRIALAAFYARRVRRLLPAALLVLIVSAIGTLLLLPYPRWPRAGAEIAASAGYVENWFLSAMSVNYSALNDQATVAQHYWSLSVEEQFYLLWPLLLLAAAWWAARRSARPRVVAVVVLAVLVVTSLAASVIATTLIPSQAYFATYTRAWEFGVGGLLALTATRRLPRVGADVLALGGLVMIALAAVFFGPATPFPGYVALLPVLGTAAMILAGTGRERLWHTAVTGTRPVQWIGDVSYSLYLWHWPLIVLVPFLVGAAASTVMKLGILALSLLLAWATARFVERPGQRWKVLAASPRRTLLAMLGAVVTVALVGGGLVLAGRAASAADVPPVTVTIEECVGPQAMDPGAECPDRFGPAADVVMGPGNAYFDVPDECGADPALLPFGDTTATVVCDFSAGSADAPTVWLVGDSHAQQWQGAVFDLARTEGWIVTTSFGGGCPVIDAPFVGFRTPASAAEQARCREWSAAVQAAVVEAAPDVVLTSSAGRVQLVDDGTDRPQIDQFADGLQSTWRAWADAGVTVIALGGVPFNGEVRSPDCLLVNARNPLACAVPIAEAQPADPYLLAASTADDPSIRSFDAGPYFCDETRCYAAIGGTAVFYDADHLNLDYVRRFAPMLADVIGPIVGD
- a CDS encoding nucleotide sugar dehydrogenase, whose amino-acid sequence is MRIAVVALGKIGLPLALQFADRGHEVIGVDVNPTLVEAVNSGVEPFPGEAQLQEKLTAALAAGRLRATTDYAEAIPSAEAVVVVVPLFVNEETAEPEFGWMDQATRSLAQHLRPGTLVSYETTLPVGITRGRWKPMLEEVSGLTEGEDFHVVFSPERVYSGRIFADLRKYPKLVGALSDEGARRAVEFYEAVLEFDDRPDLARANGVWDLGSAEAAEMAKLAETTYRDVNIGLANEFALFAGANGIDVYQVIEACNSQVFSHIHRPGIAVGGHCIPVYPKLYLSTDPGADIVRTARRVNESMPERLVAQAEGILGSLSGLRAVVLGASYRGGVKETAFSGVFPTVAALQARGAAVQVHDPLYSDEELRRLGFEPYTLGDDIDIAILQTDHAAYRELEPAQLPGIKLLVDGRAATDAARWAGTPRIVVGTAVELMATAGATT
- the wecB gene encoding UDP-N-acetylglucosamine 2-epimerase (non-hydrolyzing) yields the protein MKIISVVGARPQFVKLAPIHKAALAAGVEHVIVHTGQHYDPMLSDVFFEDLGIAAPDVHLGVGSGSHGVQTGSMLAALDAVFDEHRPDWVLVYGDTNSTVAAALSAVKMHIPVAHLEAGLRSFNRRMPEEHNRVLTDHAADLLLAPTEVAVEHLANEGLAERTVLVGDVMTDVLFEVRDQVAGAPSALIEELGLEAGGFYVATIHRAENTDDPARLAEIAAGLADLDKPVVLLAHPRVVAKAAAHGIALTQGSLIAHAPLAYADLIAAAVSSAGVVTDSGGLQKEAFLLRVPCTTVRTETEWVETVQLGWNVLANTAQEIAAGVTRPRPADTDQAPYGDGHAATRVISVLEGQRR
- a CDS encoding acyltransferase, with translation MREPAESPNQEVPAWHGLPANRFNPHAWIVGEPEIGDGVWIGAFTVIDGSGGLVIGDGCDISAGVQIYTHSTVERCVSERARDIQRASSRIGGHVHIGANAVVLMGADIGHHSVIAAGAVVTENTVAPPYSVLRGVPARVFPDAARRFAD
- a CDS encoding NAD-dependent epimerase/dehydratase family protein, producing MSVRSKSILVTGGAGFIGSHLVDRLIRDEPRRITVVDNFFLGSMENLTAAQAARPDIDVIRLDASDLAAMQDVVTTHEIDTVFDLAVIPLPTSLTYPAWTVQTNVGIATTFCEIARRGLVERLIHVSSSEAYGSARYIPMDEGHPHDAITPYAASKSAADHIIESYVQTFGIDATVIRPFNNIGPRQNPGSYAGIVPIIVRRVLDGEPIEIFGDGEQTRDFIFVKDSADLIAQVHDSDECRGKVLNLATGVETSVNELVSRILGLMGRPDHPVIHTEERPGDVRRHLADVSQLESLLGHQSPRLTDDALGQTVEWYTSVLS
- a CDS encoding DegT/DnrJ/EryC1/StrS family aminotransferase, which translates into the protein MRLNIPLTGAPEVDAVREVIESGYLTQGAKTAAFEEAVRGYTAARHAAAVSSATTGLHLALVALGVQPGDEVVIPGFSFPATANAVIQQGATPVFVDIDEATFNLDPALLDAAVTDRTRAIMPVHAFGLCADMDAINAVAARHELPVLEDAACALGGTYGGRHAGTLGTAGVYSFHPRKIITTAEGGMITTDDDELAKRIAVLRAHGAVRGELYMEFVEAGFNYRLSDVHAAIGLAQMTRIDDIVSGRRRAASELTSRVSGIEGVQVPTEPAGTAHTFQSYVVLLDDGIDRDEVIRRMRTRDIETTLGTYGMHLQPYFRERFGIPDEALPHTTRAHHQALTLPLYPQLTEDDMDAIADALRLSIEESTTR
- the hisH gene encoding imidazole glycerol phosphate synthase subunit HisH, whose product is MTRPDVTIVDYGVGNLGSLRNALAKVGRSSEVTSDPQTVIDAARIILPGVGSFDHAVDRLTESGLGEAVVTAARDKGTPLAGVCLGMQLIMDGSDEGERPGLGLIPGRAHRFPDEFDGARLLVPHMGWSAAVAAKPSRLAPSLGSGGRFYFVHSYAVTPDDEADVLTWTEYGERYASSVERDNVIGIQFHPEKSHRFGLTLLGEFAVAEA
- a CDS encoding N-acetyl sugar amidotransferase; translated protein: MHVYPRLIPVLLLEGDRLVKTKGFEDPRYVGDPVNVISIFNDLEVDELVILDIGAAKSRVPARMELLNRIATEAFIPLAYGGGVETAAQAQAIIAAGFEKIIVNTALVTHTDAVREMVRALGSQAIVASLDVRGTDDGYVVHTGGGADAAAFTVDEWVALATDVGVGEILVTNIDHEGTREGIDLDLVRTVAATAAVPVIAHGGAGGRGDLVAPIEHAGASAVAAGTAFVMQSGRESVLINYPTRPQIDALFGHLFDGRGEPIAAQQFGLDLDAATSDEFLSSPDVCRRCIITSDVPGAAFDADGVCYYCHLHDSLDKQYPIGLESEKALDKFVAELKAAGRGKKYDCIMGVSGGTDSSYLAHLLVKKGVRPLAVHFDNTWNSPTATSNIFAVLDKLGVDLETYVVDNAEYDDIYRSFMLAGVKDIEAPTDIGFMGVLYRAAEKHGIRHIVEGHSFRTEGISPMGWLYMDGGYIKGVHKRFGTVPMKTYPNLDFTNFVKWSAFSRIQRTRPLYWIDYNKEAAKRFLADEYGWQWYGGHHLENRFTAFYHTYFLPTRFGINFRQIELSALVRSGQMDRRLAAAQFIEPRHGDPELIAMVKKRIGFDDAGFEHVMTMPKKDYTDYPTYKRRFELLRPFFWLMWKLDRVPKSFYVKFCIPRKKR